The Vibrio chagasii genome includes a region encoding these proteins:
- a CDS encoding Ig domain-containing protein, whose product MKKMSLLAASVALALTGCGSDSNNSGTTSNGDSSGSASGGNSSGKAPSGVVITAIDGYLQNAEVWVDTDGNFKLDPSDKKLNDKTDEEGQFILPNEYKDSVVFIKAIEDKTNDKTRGLVTDSFELATTAGSTIINPMTNMVIEQLEGAKAAGTELTREQAEAKVLQSVMASGLTVSKELLFGDYIADDSEQAQALNAIGETLVDYSDLTIEQQLELTEAVAVKAQAIIVDPSQKIDDFSPTVNVPADGNRITVTPNSRPVDSENVVLKDITLAPSDAWLDLDASTLFQDAEGDRLTFKLKELANDLNGLVIDSNTGIISGDLTKAGTYNYQIFAKDEHGALSYPLHLKVIKLAENLAPEVVDEEKVRLQSVIDGWQPQEGEVFNQTLDLSGLFNDADGDIVKYRSGALTVDGLTITPKEDTNSIVTISGTPSKSYPAGQTFNVGGVDDDNEPTYVTFTLPEVLEGYTPPETHPLEGKTWYYLEEGHSNGSDESGPSRVWCDTVLFKDGNVYQNKRTVENKTECTAEADIQIGTYSIKDDLLEAKYEVGDEGGIITYDVKNDYDSDAISNGSKAVVHTEDNKSSRYTWFKNELDAEKRIQVLSSDSSDVRDAAIYWPTSQEDKFTLTSTTLQMDVANGSGNSHDYIKVWMNGISCDGLFEGQDGDEAMFERFMVTFDDSPNGIYANNNSCFTVDEDGTPSAVISFLFNYDNNYRLEQDKTYSIMGYISDSWSEYITDIRFNMTWDGKSNHE is encoded by the coding sequence ATGAAGAAGATGAGTTTACTGGCCGCTTCAGTGGCCTTAGCTCTTACTGGCTGTGGTTCAGATAGCAATAATTCAGGAACAACATCAAATGGCGATAGTTCAGGCTCAGCTTCGGGGGGGAATAGTTCAGGTAAAGCTCCCAGTGGTGTAGTGATTACCGCTATCGATGGCTACCTACAAAATGCTGAAGTGTGGGTTGATACAGATGGCAACTTCAAGCTTGACCCTTCTGATAAAAAGCTAAATGATAAGACTGATGAAGAGGGTCAGTTTATTCTGCCAAATGAGTACAAAGATAGCGTTGTATTTATCAAAGCAATCGAAGATAAGACAAACGATAAAACACGCGGCCTAGTTACAGACAGCTTCGAACTGGCTACGACTGCGGGTTCAACCATCATCAACCCAATGACAAATATGGTCATTGAACAACTTGAAGGGGCAAAAGCTGCTGGTACTGAACTGACTCGAGAACAAGCTGAAGCGAAGGTTTTACAATCAGTAATGGCTTCTGGCTTAACTGTCTCTAAAGAGCTGCTCTTTGGTGACTACATTGCAGATGACTCCGAGCAAGCACAGGCACTGAACGCTATCGGTGAAACACTGGTTGATTACTCAGATTTAACGATCGAACAGCAACTAGAACTGACTGAAGCTGTGGCAGTAAAAGCTCAAGCTATCATTGTTGATCCTTCACAAAAGATTGATGATTTCTCCCCAACGGTTAATGTTCCTGCCGATGGTAACCGAATCACGGTAACCCCTAACTCTCGTCCTGTTGATAGTGAAAATGTTGTATTGAAAGATATTACTCTCGCTCCTTCAGATGCTTGGTTAGACCTAGATGCTTCTACTCTTTTCCAAGATGCGGAAGGCGATAGATTAACGTTCAAACTCAAAGAGCTAGCCAACGACCTCAATGGGCTAGTGATCGATAGCAATACTGGCATTATCAGTGGTGATCTTACTAAGGCTGGCACTTACAATTACCAAATCTTCGCAAAAGATGAGCATGGCGCACTGTCATACCCACTGCACCTTAAAGTCATTAAGTTAGCTGAGAACCTAGCTCCAGAAGTCGTCGATGAAGAAAAAGTAAGACTACAAAGTGTCATTGATGGCTGGCAACCTCAAGAAGGTGAAGTCTTCAACCAAACTCTCGATCTATCAGGCTTATTTAACGATGCTGATGGTGACATCGTTAAATACCGCTCTGGTGCTCTGACTGTTGATGGGTTAACCATTACCCCAAAGGAAGACACAAATTCAATCGTTACTATTTCGGGCACACCAAGTAAGTCATACCCAGCAGGGCAAACTTTCAATGTCGGTGGCGTTGATGATGATAACGAACCAACCTACGTGACATTTACGTTACCTGAAGTATTGGAAGGCTACACTCCACCTGAGACTCACCCTTTAGAAGGTAAAACTTGGTATTACCTTGAAGAAGGTCACTCAAATGGAAGTGATGAAAGTGGACCAAGCCGTGTTTGGTGTGACACTGTTCTTTTCAAAGATGGCAATGTTTATCAAAATAAAAGAACTGTTGAAAACAAAACCGAATGTACAGCAGAAGCTGATATTCAGATAGGTACGTATTCTATCAAAGACGATCTGTTGGAAGCCAAATATGAAGTGGGCGATGAGGGTGGTATCATCACTTATGATGTGAAAAATGATTACGATAGCGATGCAATATCAAATGGCTCAAAGGCAGTAGTTCATACCGAGGATAATAAATCAAGTCGTTACACTTGGTTTAAGAATGAGCTGGATGCTGAGAAACGTATTCAAGTATTATCAAGCGATAGCTCTGATGTTAGAGACGCAGCTATCTATTGGCCAACATCTCAAGAAGATAAATTCACACTGACCTCTACCACCCTTCAAATGGATGTAGCTAATGGCTCTGGTAATTCTCATGATTATATTAAAGTGTGGATGAATGGTATTAGCTGTGATGGTCTATTTGAAGGTCAGGATGGTGATGAGGCTATGTTTGAAAGATTTATGGTGACTTTTGACGATAGCCCAAATGGTATCTACGCGAACAATAACTCTTGTTTCACAGTTGACGAAGATGGAACACCAAGCGCAGTGATATCATTCTTATTCAATTATGATAACAATTACCGTCTTGAGCAAGATAAAACATACAGCATCATGGGTTATATATCAGATAGTTGGAGTGAATACATTACCGATATCCGCTTCAACATGACTTGGGATGGTAAGTCTAATCACGAGTAA
- a CDS encoding dipeptide ABC transporter ATP-binding protein — MSLLEVKNLRIEYPSRHGVHAAVKSLSFNIERGEIVGVVGESGAGKSTVGNAVIDLLSPPGRIASGEVFLDGEKVSGLSPEQMRSVRGSKIGFIFQDPMTSLNPLFTVEQQLKETIHANMKVSDQEAYERSLDLMNQVGIPQPENRLKQYPHQFSGGMRQRVVIAIALAGEPDLIIADEPTTALDVSIQDQILGLIRDLCIKKNVGCMLVTHDMGVVSNVTDRVAVMYRGDLVEFGPTAKVLGTPEHPYTHSLISAVPRSDRKLDRFPLVSYIEEAHEMEPLDVKNHWLGQSQDHRDYTGPLLNVENVNLRFTTKDSFFESRREYVQASNNVSFEVHEGETFGLVGESGSGKSTIARVIAGLYAPNSGKVTFEGVDLTGLKSEKERRPMRRQMQMVFQNPYTSMNPRMKIFDIIAEPIRFHKLTRNESETRQIVNDLLEHVGLGKMAGVKYPHEFSGGQRQRISIARALATRPRLLICDEPTSALDVSVQAQILNLLKDLQDELNLTMLFISHDLPVIRQMCDRVGVMQMGTLLEVAPTEQLFQSPQHEYSKQLISLMPEFTGLREEKAVAQAAV, encoded by the coding sequence ATGTCACTTTTAGAAGTAAAAAATCTTCGTATCGAATACCCATCTCGTCATGGAGTTCACGCCGCAGTTAAATCGCTTTCGTTCAATATTGAACGTGGTGAGATTGTTGGTGTTGTAGGCGAATCTGGTGCTGGTAAGTCAACGGTAGGTAACGCGGTTATCGATCTGTTGAGCCCTCCTGGTCGCATTGCTAGCGGCGAGGTATTTCTGGATGGCGAAAAAGTCTCTGGCTTATCTCCTGAACAGATGCGTTCTGTTCGCGGCTCAAAGATTGGTTTTATCTTCCAAGATCCAATGACGTCTCTTAACCCTCTATTCACCGTAGAACAGCAGTTAAAAGAAACGATTCACGCCAACATGAAGGTTTCTGATCAAGAAGCCTATGAACGCTCCCTCGACTTGATGAATCAAGTTGGTATCCCACAGCCAGAAAACCGCTTAAAACAGTATCCTCACCAATTCTCTGGCGGTATGCGTCAGCGTGTGGTTATAGCGATTGCATTGGCAGGTGAGCCTGACCTTATCATCGCAGATGAACCAACCACCGCACTGGATGTGTCTATCCAAGACCAAATCTTAGGTTTGATTCGCGATCTATGTATTAAGAAAAACGTAGGTTGTATGTTGGTAACGCACGACATGGGTGTGGTATCTAACGTAACCGATCGTGTAGCCGTAATGTATCGTGGTGACTTAGTTGAGTTTGGCCCAACTGCCAAAGTGCTTGGTACGCCAGAACACCCATACACACACAGCTTGATCTCTGCGGTTCCGCGTTCAGACCGTAAACTCGATCGTTTCCCACTAGTGAGCTACATCGAAGAAGCACACGAGATGGAACCACTTGATGTGAAAAATCACTGGTTGGGTCAAAGCCAAGATCACCGTGATTACACAGGCCCATTATTAAATGTTGAAAACGTAAACCTGCGTTTCACCACTAAAGATTCGTTCTTCGAGAGCCGCCGTGAGTACGTACAAGCGTCGAACAACGTTAGCTTTGAGGTGCATGAAGGTGAGACGTTTGGTTTGGTGGGTGAATCAGGCTCAGGTAAATCAACGATTGCTCGTGTAATTGCTGGTTTGTACGCGCCAAACTCGGGCAAGGTAACGTTTGAAGGCGTTGACCTGACTGGCCTGAAATCTGAAAAAGAGCGTCGCCCTATGCGTCGCCAAATGCAGATGGTTTTCCAAAACCCTTATACATCAATGAACCCTCGAATGAAGATATTCGACATCATTGCTGAACCTATTCGATTCCATAAGCTTACTCGCAACGAAAGCGAAACTCGTCAGATCGTTAATGACCTGCTAGAGCACGTTGGTTTAGGTAAAATGGCTGGGGTGAAGTACCCACACGAATTCTCAGGTGGTCAACGTCAGCGTATTTCTATCGCTCGCGCTTTGGCGACTCGCCCACGTCTTTTGATTTGTGATGAACCAACATCGGCACTGGATGTGTCGGTACAGGCTCAAATCCTCAACCTACTAAAAGACTTACAAGACGAGTTAAACCTAACCATGCTGTTCATTAGTCACGATTTACCGGTTATTCGCCAAATGTGTGACCGTGTTGGCGTGATGCAGATGGGGACACTATTGGAAGTTGCGCCTACAGAGCAGCTATTCCAATCACCTCAGCATGAATACAGCAAACAACTGATTTCTTTAATGCCTGAATTTACAGGTTTGAGAGAAGAAAAAGCAGTGGCACAAGCCGCGGTATAA
- a CDS encoding ECF-type sigma factor encodes MATSTPDITQIIHQWQSGDKSAEADLYQFAYLQLRQIAQQERTRSAQKYGTDNQVLSDSMNSTTALIHDAYLKISSSDLQSIENKKDFFLMAAKVMRQILIDNARHLQAQKRQQMTIISNQDSDKFEQFMMMDKAIDNFSIHYPRQSQALKLKYLMGMRNREISELLECSASLIEKDLKFSRCWLRSKLA; translated from the coding sequence ATGGCAACTTCAACTCCAGATATCACACAGATCATCCACCAGTGGCAATCCGGCGACAAAAGCGCCGAAGCAGACCTGTACCAATTCGCTTACTTACAACTTCGTCAAATCGCTCAACAGGAGCGCACTCGTAGCGCACAGAAGTACGGCACTGATAACCAAGTGCTGAGCGACAGCATGAACAGCACCACTGCATTAATTCACGACGCCTATCTGAAAATCTCGTCTTCAGACCTGCAATCGATCGAGAACAAAAAAGATTTCTTTTTGATGGCGGCTAAGGTGATGCGCCAGATTCTTATCGATAACGCCCGCCACCTACAGGCGCAAAAACGTCAGCAAATGACCATAATTAGCAACCAAGATAGCGACAAGTTTGAGCAGTTCATGATGATGGACAAAGCCATCGACAACTTTAGCATTCACTACCCTCGTCAATCTCAGGCGCTAAAGCTCAAATATCTAATGGGCATGCGAAACCGTGAAATCAGCGAGCTACTTGAGTGCAGCGCAAGCTTGATCGAGAAAGACCTCAAATTCTCGCGTTGTTGGTTGCGAAGCAAACTGGCTTAA
- a CDS encoding ABC transporter permease, which produces MEQTTTAPSRWERFKQSDILYYFLRDKVAMFSFAVFTAFLVMALAAPVLAPTDPYDVTSIDIMDSELPPSWMEDGEERFLLGTDEQGRDILSTMLYGSRLSLTIGFLAVGLQLTLGIIIGLSAGYFGGRIDSFLMRFADVQLSFSTMMVAIIVSAIFKASFGSDFYAQYAVVMLVVIIGIAEWPQYARTIRASVLAEKKKEYVEAARVMGFRAPRIMFRHILPNCLSPILVISTVQVANAIMSEAALSFLGLGLPVDQPSLGALISTGFNYIFSGAWWITAFPGVVLVTLVLVINLLGDWLRDVFNPKIYKG; this is translated from the coding sequence ATGGAACAAACAACAACAGCTCCATCTCGTTGGGAGCGATTTAAGCAGTCAGACATTTTGTACTACTTCTTGCGTGACAAAGTGGCAATGTTCAGCTTTGCTGTTTTCACTGCTTTCTTAGTGATGGCATTGGCGGCACCTGTTCTAGCGCCAACAGACCCGTATGACGTGACGTCTATCGACATCATGGACTCTGAGCTACCACCGTCTTGGATGGAAGATGGCGAAGAGCGTTTCCTACTGGGTACGGATGAACAGGGTCGTGACATTCTATCGACCATGCTTTACGGTTCTCGCTTATCACTGACGATTGGTTTCCTAGCCGTTGGTCTACAGCTGACCCTAGGTATCATCATTGGTCTATCTGCGGGTTACTTCGGTGGTCGTATCGATAGCTTCTTGATGCGTTTTGCTGATGTTCAGCTCTCGTTCTCCACCATGATGGTTGCGATCATTGTCTCGGCTATCTTTAAGGCGAGCTTCGGTAGTGACTTCTACGCGCAATATGCGGTAGTGATGCTGGTGGTGATCATCGGTATTGCTGAATGGCCGCAGTATGCTCGTACGATTCGTGCATCGGTATTGGCTGAGAAGAAGAAAGAGTATGTAGAAGCAGCACGCGTGATGGGCTTCAGAGCTCCGCGCATCATGTTCCGTCATATTCTACCAAACTGTTTATCGCCAATTTTGGTTATCTCTACGGTACAGGTGGCAAATGCCATCATGTCAGAAGCGGCACTTTCTTTCCTAGGTTTGGGCCTACCGGTAGACCAACCGTCACTAGGTGCACTAATCAGTACTGGTTTTAACTACATTTTCTCTGGTGCGTGGTGGATTACAGCCTTCCCTGGTGTCGTATTGGTGACGCTAGTACTGGTGATCAACCTACTGGGTGACTGGTTACGTGACGTGTTTAACCCTAAAATTTATAAAGGGTGA
- a CDS encoding ABC transporter permease, with protein sequence MVTFLVKRLFQALIVMFVISLVAFAIQDNLGDPLRELVGQSVSESERQALRDELGLNDPFITKYTRFVGAALQGDLGTSYFFKRPAVDVILDKLVATLELVFGASLIIVCLSIPLGVYSAIHPKSFFTKLVMAGSSIGISVPVFLTAIMLMYVFSIELGWLPSFGRGETANWFGWESGFLTLDGLAHLVLPSIALASIMLPLFIRLVRSEMLEVLSSEYIKFGKAKGLELNKIYYQHALKNTMLPVLTVGGVQIGTMVAYTILTETVFQWPGTGFLFLEAINRVDTPLITAYVIFVGLIFVVTNTIVDLLYGIINPTVNITGKGA encoded by the coding sequence ATGGTTACGTTTCTGGTCAAGCGCCTGTTTCAGGCACTGATAGTGATGTTTGTGATCAGTTTGGTGGCGTTTGCCATTCAGGATAACCTGGGCGACCCGTTGCGTGAGTTAGTCGGTCAATCTGTGTCAGAATCGGAGCGTCAAGCGCTGCGTGATGAACTCGGCTTAAATGATCCCTTCATTACAAAATACACTCGCTTTGTAGGCGCAGCTCTACAAGGTGATCTTGGTACTTCATATTTCTTTAAACGCCCTGCAGTGGACGTAATCTTAGATAAGCTGGTGGCGACGCTTGAACTTGTGTTTGGCGCTTCTCTGATCATCGTTTGTCTGTCGATTCCACTTGGCGTTTATTCAGCAATACACCCAAAAAGTTTCTTCACTAAGCTGGTGATGGCGGGCAGTAGTATCGGTATCTCTGTGCCTGTTTTCTTAACGGCAATCATGCTGATGTATGTCTTCTCAATTGAACTTGGCTGGCTGCCGTCGTTTGGCCGTGGTGAAACTGCAAACTGGTTTGGCTGGGAGTCTGGTTTCCTAACGCTAGATGGCCTTGCACACTTAGTTCTGCCAAGTATCGCGCTTGCGTCTATCATGCTACCGCTTTTCATTCGTCTGGTTCGTTCAGAGATGCTAGAAGTGCTGAGCTCTGAGTACATCAAGTTTGGTAAAGCGAAAGGTCTGGAACTGAACAAGATTTACTACCAGCACGCTCTGAAAAACACAATGCTACCTGTACTAACGGTAGGTGGTGTTCAGATTGGTACTATGGTGGCTTACACCATTCTTACTGAAACTGTATTCCAGTGGCCGGGCACCGGCTTCCTATTCCTTGAAGCGATTAACCGAGTGGATACACCACTGATTACCGCATACGTTATCTTCGTTGGTCTTATCTTCGTAGTAACGAACACCATTGTTGACCTGCTATACGGCATCATTAACCCAACAGTGAACATCACAGGGAAAGGAGCATAA
- a CDS encoding SPOR domain-containing protein, producing MKLTMNDVCRAVIRNYRMGLIAASLLVSSQVNAESVLCDATQASTNQLPQLEQSCPIGKGVWGNKAPKRHSDNELFWVQCGLLNKPLSLSQAKPLYGKISTNVWMKPEGGDYRCLIGPYSTFSDARKDLAQVRKVPGYGEAFIRMVDKSKTSSQPIVAKAAEPKAAKPTPVKAPVKPATKPAAKPVAAKPAAAVTSAAAIQALPSGDKNSDNDLEIEVRVTANVAGSQYAIPYLLDHEQQFYMEQGKPWSRLDYGSAELVCNKINMKLMTEKQWQSILGSRVMENQNWPMHLPYWGADKKGLFTNGNVNQLKGSSLLNVMCVN from the coding sequence ATGAAATTGACAATGAATGATGTATGTCGCGCTGTGATTAGAAATTATCGTATGGGTCTTATTGCTGCATCCCTCTTGGTATCGAGCCAAGTCAATGCAGAATCGGTTTTATGTGATGCTACTCAGGCAAGTACTAATCAATTACCACAGCTAGAGCAATCATGTCCGATCGGTAAGGGTGTTTGGGGTAATAAAGCGCCTAAGCGTCATTCAGATAATGAGCTGTTTTGGGTTCAATGTGGCCTGCTGAACAAGCCTTTGTCACTGAGCCAAGCAAAACCTCTTTACGGCAAAATTTCGACCAACGTATGGATGAAACCTGAGGGTGGTGATTATCGTTGTTTGATTGGTCCTTACTCTACATTTTCAGATGCGAGAAAAGATCTAGCTCAGGTTCGTAAGGTGCCAGGTTATGGCGAAGCCTTTATTCGTATGGTTGATAAGTCGAAGACCTCATCACAACCTATCGTGGCAAAAGCGGCCGAGCCTAAAGCAGCAAAACCGACACCGGTTAAGGCTCCAGTAAAACCTGCAACTAAGCCTGCGGCGAAACCCGTAGCAGCCAAGCCAGCGGCAGCAGTGACGAGTGCGGCTGCCATTCAGGCACTGCCAAGTGGTGACAAGAATTCAGATAACGATCTAGAGATTGAAGTTCGCGTGACGGCAAATGTTGCCGGTAGCCAATATGCGATCCCTTACTTGCTAGACCATGAGCAGCAGTTCTACATGGAGCAAGGTAAGCCTTGGAGTCGTTTGGATTATGGCAGCGCAGAGCTGGTATGTAATAAGATCAACATGAAGCTGATGACTGAAAAGCAATGGCAGAGCATCCTCGGCTCAAGAGTGATGGAAAATCAGAATTGGCCAATGCACCTACCTTATTGGGGAGCGGATAAGAAAGGCCTGTTCACCAATGGTAACGTAAACCAACTCAAAGGCTCTTCATTACTTAACGTGATGTGTGTGAATTAG
- a CDS encoding chromosome partitioning protein ParA: MKKALLSFIATCALSLNVHADANQPLTGYFIDSPVSGLYYETSSNLSGTTDKGAFQYNSGDIVSFFIGTDSSGYLLTTLSGQEVITPTLSSTRPSRSINMTRLLLSLDDTPEHRDEIILASKVLSDVEFQKKLKNLDLSYLDDQDLGIDLISVKEAAEHLNKSQEYIKDKFASEEIIFSPRGKVLHNIIIAKKDHAGRACFYDLAHQANPKYKGPIGELSYQITDTELILFPGTGDYFKGCNLLPYHAPQEITREPIGDGWTGFTSCAQTGCTRHDLSGFSIEDYNDEGDWKYRTVALDFDTETELLMEKTQGLGQKEHIRHANKGEMTWFTYTNERGNHIPYEGIWQHTQYQHADIITECLLVKDKRILLEPSESETCSTNHQQYTQDVTEKFGDMWWLSNPDPTASLAQMNVVVRWYDSVPQQHFTAWEYLPAGKNWDQGILYRFKQKISLNPDKSHNISTLSVSEFTKVRSNN, encoded by the coding sequence ATGAAAAAAGCTCTCTTATCTTTTATTGCAACGTGCGCTTTGAGCTTAAACGTGCACGCTGATGCTAACCAACCTCTGACTGGGTACTTTATCGATTCACCAGTTTCGGGTCTCTACTACGAGACCAGCTCAAACCTCTCTGGCACCACAGATAAAGGGGCATTCCAATACAACTCAGGTGATATCGTGAGTTTCTTTATTGGCACCGATAGTTCGGGCTACCTACTGACTACCCTATCCGGCCAAGAAGTCATTACGCCAACGTTATCATCGACGCGACCAAGTCGCAGCATCAATATGACGCGATTATTATTGTCATTAGATGACACGCCAGAGCACCGCGATGAGATTATCTTAGCCAGTAAGGTGTTGTCGGATGTCGAGTTTCAAAAGAAACTTAAAAACCTAGATTTAAGCTACCTAGATGACCAAGACCTAGGGATCGATTTGATTTCAGTTAAGGAAGCGGCTGAACACCTGAATAAGAGTCAGGAATACATCAAGGATAAGTTTGCATCTGAAGAGATCATCTTCTCTCCAAGAGGCAAAGTGCTGCATAACATCATCATCGCCAAAAAAGATCACGCGGGAAGAGCCTGCTTCTACGATTTAGCTCATCAGGCTAACCCAAAATATAAGGGGCCAATTGGGGAGTTAAGCTACCAGATTACCGACACTGAGCTGATTCTATTCCCAGGAACGGGCGACTATTTTAAAGGTTGTAATCTACTTCCTTACCACGCACCTCAAGAGATCACTCGCGAACCAATTGGCGATGGCTGGACGGGGTTTACTAGTTGCGCACAAACGGGCTGTACCCGCCACGATCTAAGTGGGTTCTCAATCGAAGACTACAACGATGAAGGTGACTGGAAGTATCGCACTGTTGCTTTGGATTTCGATACCGAGACCGAACTCTTAATGGAAAAAACTCAGGGATTAGGTCAGAAAGAGCACATTCGTCATGCTAATAAGGGAGAGATGACCTGGTTCACCTACACCAATGAACGGGGTAACCACATTCCTTATGAAGGCATCTGGCAACATACCCAATACCAGCACGCGGACATCATCACAGAGTGCCTCCTGGTAAAGGACAAACGCATTCTGTTAGAGCCTAGCGAATCCGAAACCTGCTCGACAAACCACCAGCAATACACACAAGATGTGACGGAAAAGTTTGGCGACATGTGGTGGTTGAGCAATCCAGATCCTACGGCATCCCTCGCGCAGATGAATGTTGTAGTTCGTTGGTACGACTCGGTACCTCAACAACATTTCACAGCCTGGGAATACCTACCTGCAGGCAAAAACTGGGACCAAGGCATCCTCTACAGGTTCAAACAAAAAATTTCGCTAAATCCAGATAAATCTCATAATATCAGCACCCTATCTGTTTCTGAGTTTACCAAAGTGAGGTCTAACAACTAA
- a CDS encoding ABC transporter substrate-binding protein, producing the protein MKTMKSKLAVALMAAGLSFSAAAADITVGYAADPVSLDPHEQLSGGTLQMSHMVFDPLVRFTQEMDFEGRLATSWERIDNETMRFNLRKGVKFHSGNAFTADDVVWTFERLKSSADFKGIFGPLVSLTKVDDYTVEVKTDGTYPLIENVATYIFPMDSKFYSGKTADGKDKSELVKHGNSFASTNESGTGPFIIKSREQGVKVEFERFADYWDSASKGNVDKLTLVPIKEDATRVAAILSGDVDMIAPVAPNDYKRVKNADGVDLYTMPGTRIITFQMNQSSNEALKDVRVRQAIVYAINNEGIVKKIMKGAATAAAQQSPVGYAGYNEELKPRYDVKKAKELMKEAGYEDGFTLTMMAPNNRYVNDAKIAQAAAAMLSKIGIKVDLKTMPKAQYWPEFDKCAADMMMIGWHPDTEDSANFSEFLTMTRDEATGKGQYNCGHYSNSEIDKVVLETNSETDLVKRSAMLKQVEAVLYDEAAFVPLHWQDPSWAAKSNVEIGPIINGMNFPYFGDLVVK; encoded by the coding sequence ATGAAAACCATGAAAAGCAAATTAGCAGTAGCTTTGATGGCAGCTGGCCTAAGCTTTAGTGCAGCAGCAGCAGATATTACCGTTGGCTATGCAGCTGACCCTGTATCACTTGACCCGCACGAGCAGCTGTCTGGTGGTACACTGCAAATGTCTCACATGGTATTTGACCCTCTAGTACGTTTCACTCAAGAGATGGACTTCGAAGGCCGTCTAGCGACAAGCTGGGAGCGAATTGATAACGAGACTATGCGCTTCAATCTTCGTAAGGGAGTCAAATTCCACTCAGGAAATGCATTTACAGCTGATGATGTAGTTTGGACTTTCGAACGTTTGAAGTCTTCGGCAGATTTCAAAGGCATCTTTGGTCCTTTGGTATCTTTGACTAAGGTAGATGACTATACCGTTGAAGTTAAGACTGATGGTACGTATCCATTGATCGAAAATGTGGCGACCTATATTTTCCCAATGGACAGCAAGTTCTACTCTGGAAAAACTGCAGACGGAAAAGACAAATCTGAGTTGGTTAAGCATGGTAACTCCTTTGCATCAACCAATGAGTCTGGAACGGGGCCTTTTATCATCAAGTCTCGTGAACAGGGTGTTAAGGTTGAGTTTGAACGTTTCGCTGATTACTGGGATAGCGCTTCAAAAGGTAATGTCGACAAGCTTACGCTTGTGCCAATTAAGGAAGATGCAACGCGAGTCGCTGCTATTCTTTCCGGTGATGTTGATATGATCGCGCCTGTTGCACCAAATGATTACAAGCGAGTTAAAAATGCTGATGGTGTTGATTTATATACAATGCCTGGAACGCGTATTATTACCTTTCAAATGAACCAAAGCAGTAATGAGGCACTGAAAGATGTGCGCGTTCGTCAAGCGATTGTTTATGCGATTAACAACGAAGGTATCGTTAAAAAAATCATGAAAGGTGCGGCTACTGCAGCTGCGCAACAGAGCCCTGTGGGATACGCTGGCTATAACGAAGAACTAAAACCTCGCTATGATGTTAAAAAAGCAAAAGAGCTGATGAAAGAAGCGGGCTATGAAGATGGCTTTACGCTAACTATGATGGCACCAAATAATCGTTATGTGAACGATGCTAAGATTGCGCAAGCAGCGGCGGCAATGCTATCTAAGATTGGTATTAAAGTTGATCTTAAAACTATGCCTAAAGCGCAGTATTGGCCTGAGTTTGATAAGTGTGCTGCTGATATGATGATGATTGGTTGGCACCCTGATACTGAAGACTCTGCGAACTTCTCTGAATTCCTCACGATGACCCGTGATGAAGCTACAGGTAAAGGTCAGTATAACTGTGGTCACTACTCAAATTCTGAAATCGATAAAGTAGTTTTAGAAACGAATTCAGAAACTGATCTTGTTAAACGAAGTGCGATGCTGAAGCAAGTTGAAGCCGTCCTATATGATGAAGCTGCGTTCGTACCACTTCATTGGCAAGACCCTTCATGGGCAGCTAAGAGTAACGTTGAGATTGGTCCAATTATCAACGGCATGAACTTCCCTTACTTCGGTGATCTAGTTGTAAAATAA